Proteins found in one Deltaproteobacteria bacterium genomic segment:
- a CDS encoding archease, with the protein MSMINRRFRLFDHTADLGVEFFGRTREELYVCAALAVVALITHADCVSPDQEKHFSVEGADETDLFVNFLREVLYLINGERFLPKTVAINACDAYRLTAILHGEHINTQKHLINKEIKAVTYHKAAVEKTEQGWKGRIIFDV; encoded by the coding sequence ATGTCTATGATAAACAGGAGGTTTCGTCTCTTCGATCACACGGCGGACCTGGGTGTCGAGTTTTTCGGTCGCACCCGGGAAGAACTGTATGTCTGTGCCGCCCTGGCCGTCGTTGCGTTGATCACCCATGCAGACTGCGTCTCCCCCGATCAGGAAAAACACTTTTCGGTGGAGGGGGCGGATGAGACGGACCTGTTTGTCAATTTTCTGCGCGAGGTTCTCTATCTAATAAACGGGGAGCGATTTTTACCCAAAACGGTTGCGATCAATGCATGCGATGCCTATCGTTTGACAGCGATCCTCCACGGAGAACATATAAACACACAAAAGCACCTCATCAATAAAGAAATAAAGGCCGTAACCTATCACAAAGCGGCGGTGGAAAAAACAGAGCAAGGGTGGAAAGGACGAATAATCTTCGATGTCTGA